TGTAgcctctagtgcaggggtgggcaaactttttggcacaagggccacattgggattGCGCagctgtatggagggctgggtagggaaggctgtgcctccccaaacagcctggcccctgccccctatccatccccttccacttcctgcccccctcagaacccctgacccatccaccccccctgctccttgacccctgactgccctgtcccagaaacccctcccccagctgccccgGGACCCTACCCCCTCCCTAaccccccctactccctgtcccctgactgccatgaCCCCTATCCCCGTCCCCGCCCCCGGGAcgccaccccctatccaactccccctgttccctgactgcccgccccctgtcccagaacctctgccccatccaactaccTCTGGGGACCCCCTACCCCATATGcaaccccgctccccacccccttaccatgctggagccagccacaccgctgCACTGCTGGACAGGAGTGGCAGGCCAGAGTGCTGCCTGTGCAGCGGCatgatgtggggggggggcagccaggggggacGGCGGGgcggccaggggctagcctccacagcaaggggctcaggggccgggcagaatggtcccgcgggccgtagtttgcccacctttgcACTAGTGCTTGCGGTGGACTTGTCTTGGCTTAAAAATGCTTGCTGCAGTAGTGGAATATTGGCAAACCCTGCTAGTGGAGAGATGGCATGTACTAGGAAAAGTTGCTTTGTCAGTATAGCTTAAACCAGTTACCTGAACAGGGTGGTCTGTACAGGCAAAAGGGCTTCTTTGCTGGTAGGCCTGTGTCTACATTAGGATATAGCTATGTCAGTTGAAGTGGTGAAAAAGTTGCACTCCTGACTGGCATAGCTGTACTGGCAAATTTTTAAactgtagaccagacctaaggcTAGGTGAGTTTCATTTGGTAATATATATCACCTCTACTACAGAAATAGACGGTTCCCCTGTAATTTTATGTAaaacaagtcatttaatctttctCTGCATTAATTCCCTATCTGTAGTAAATGAGAGTAATAccttcctacctcacaggagtgctgtGAGAATGAACTTATtatctgtgaggtgctcagatactatggcgtTGATATAAGTAGATCTCCAGCTTCCTTTTGCTTCGCGCTCTGTCTGTACATCAGGCTAGTCTTACTGTCACCTTGTGAGTGTCCCAAGTGAATACAACTCCATATTCTCAGTGCAGTTACCCCTTTTATGTCAATCATTTGTTTAGACTACTGGTTTAAAAGGGTTATTTGCTCCTGTTGTTCAGATCTTAGCATGTAACTGGTTACAAATGTTCAGTGTGAGTTCTACAACTTACGTATTTATAgaggaccaaagtctgctctgttacaccagtataaatccagagtaactacaCTGACCACAGTGGACTCTGGATTATACAAAgataactaagggcttgtctacgctaccgCGTGGGGTctatctaagatatgcaacttcagctacgtgaatagcgtagctgaagtcgacgtacttagatctacttaccacagtgtcttcactgcggtaagttgacagctgacgctctcccatcgactccactTGCGCTCCTCATTctagtggagtaccggagttgacaggagagtgctccgCAGTCGATTTTagattgacccccgctggatcaatcgctgcctgccaaaccggcgggtagtgtagacaagccctaagagcaGGATTCAGCTCATTGActctgtttttaaatttaaatcagatttctaCCTGCACAATCCAAAAATCAAAACGAGGAATAAACATTTGGATGTTTCCTTTGATTGTCTCTTGTAAGATGATGGTCATCCAGGTGGGCTATTTGGGGAGTAGCACAGCATAACTGGTGAggctgagggcaggtctacactaccactgcCGGTCAATCTAAGCTGCGCAATTTGTGTTATGTTAGTAGCGTGACTTAATTGACgcagcttagatctacttactgcagggTTCACACTACACTATGTCGaggggagatgctctcccgccgaTATTGCTtccgcctctcattgaggtggaatACAGAAATTGATGGGAGAGCGTTCTTTCATCAACtgagcttgtcttcactagacctgctaaattgatgcTGCCAGAGTGTCTGTCACGCTGTCATGGCTTAACTCTTCTGCAAATTTTTTCAATTATAAATGTCATGACTGCTCAATAATTGGTTGTGGTTTTCTTTCATTAAGCTTTAATTAAAACAACTCATTAAGGCCTGGATTCTGCAAAATGGATACATGTACCATAAATTgttctactgaagtcactgggactacttgcatgTGTAAATTAAGTTCATGCATATGTGTTTGCAGAGTCAGAGCTGTGATCTTCCAAATGGGAGCAGAGCATAAATAATGCAGGGCTGCCGCTGTAACTCCGAGAgcagttattttctgtttttgtaaagTTGTATTTGGAGATGACAGAAAACCTGTAAAACCATGTAATTTAGGCATGTTACCCATTCCTATTAAAATAAGCCTTTGtatcattttatattaaaaatcagtattttttccatttgaatCAGATACTTTttttagcaatttaaaaaaaataacaatacaTTTGGAAGAATGTGGGCTGTGATTTTTAGCTAGAATTGTGACATTTTTGCATTTCTTGCTATAAACAAGCTGTGACTCGGAGCGCTTTGTGGTAACAGCGCAGTCAGCAGGGCAATGGCTTGAGTTTTCAGTGCTGTCCGTCATCGTGCACATAAAAGGCCTTCTCTGAGGTGCCACTGCCAACATGGCAAAGGAATCATTAGCGCTCCTGAGGATGCTGCCACGGTTGAGTCACCTGAGCATCTTTCTTCTGTGtgcaaatgtttttttaaaaaaaaaaaaatactctgaaCATGATAGAAGGTGAATTGATTATGAAGATTGCATCATTCGAATAAGAAATATTGAGCTTTTTGGAAAAATTGACTTCAGTATAATATCAGTGCATGGAGAGAGGATGTTACTGCATTATTTCACCTGACTGGCTTCAAACAAGTTGAGATGCTGGGAAGTGTGGAAAACCAAACGACCTTTTACAACCCCataggacagaatttggcctacagAATTTTTATTAAGTTATGGTAGTGCATCCTGTCTTTAGTGAAGTTGCAAAGGTGTATTTGAGAGCAGAATTGAATTTTGATTTGAAGCATGTGGCAGAATAGGATACAAGCATTCATAGCTTCATAAAGTCTACAAGGAGAACAGGAATAGAAAGTTACACATTACTGTCACTCAGCTATGACTCTGAATACAGACATGGGATGCAGTTTTCGTACCAGTAGGTGCCATTTTTAGTCTCTTTGGAATAGAATTGAATTTTAAACAATGCTTTTTTCATaactgattccccccccccttttttttaacagTCCCGTGGAGactcaaaatcaaaatctttccTTGCTGATGATGGTTTTTTTATCTCCATGATTCATACACACCTGTTTGTCATTTGTGGTTGCTTGAGAGTGCTGATTTGCTGGCAACAGTTGTTTGTGGGTGATGGGGAAAGAATTCAAGAATGATGTAGGCTTTTACAAGTGGTAAAGAATATAAATAGCTGAAAAGTTGGAGCTATGAACATTTTTAGTATCTAATTCTAAAACAAATGGACTAAATATCTGTTCTCTGTGTGTCCCACTAGTGGGAGAACTGTAAACTGAAGCCAGAACttagaaaagggggtgggggggatccaTCTATTGCCATTAGATACTTTCAGATACTTTATagtttcttaaaatattttttcttttgaaaagcaaTCTGTGTTCAGTGCCTTGATTTTTTCCAAGTTAGTTGCATGAGGGGTTCTTATAAATGTTTTATCTAAACTAGATATTATATGTGAGATATCAAACtttgctgttttttctctctcttcaggaTGAGTTTTTAGACGTGATCTACTGGTTCCGACAGATCATTGCAGTTATTTTGGGAGTCATCTGGGGCGTAGTTCCGCTGAAGGGATTTGTGGGAATAGCAATGTAAGGTTTCTTTCCTCTTATCtgacatgtatttatttattttttttcagatgtgGAGGTCACAATAACTCTAGGccattttaaaacagcaaagcAATGGGGTGCTGGAAATGCATTAAAGTCTGACATTTCCTTTAAATACTGTTTCATAGTCCAAAGGATAAATCATGTGACCTCATGAGCCAATTGGTACCTGTAACtctttccctccatcccccattcTGAATAGttctttttttgctttaaaaacctCTTGGAATTACTGGAAAAATGTCCAACTTCTGTCTTttagagcagtgattctgaaTATTTTCCATACCATGATGACTTTTCCCCATACTGGGACCCCCTGTCCCGTGTAACTGGGATCCGTATGGGAAAGGCAGGGTGGTTATGACCCCGATAATTGTTTGCAGCATCCAGTTGAGTACCCTTGTTGTACAGTGTGTTCTGTACAATCCCACGAAGGGTGTTtattccttttgaaatcaaaaaagTGTCTCCAAAACAGTAGAAAATGTAAATTGTAACAAGCAAAACATCATTCTTGGGGGTCTTCTGCTGTTCTCTCATGAGAGATACTATTTTACCAAAACGTGTACCTTTAATATCATTGTAAGGGGAAGGGGCATcgaaaattaactttttttaaaaagaaaaattatatcCATGCATATATATAGTAAAACCTGTAATCTGGCTAGATGTATGGGATCCTTGTTCCCTTTTTAGCAAAGATATCACAGTGTTATAGTGAGCacactaattaattaaaatgttataaCAGGGTTTGGAAAATTTACCAGCCACCTATGAGTTAAAGGACAAAGCCTGCTAGACAGAAGTAAATGCAGAAGATGGGAGGGGCACCAGGGGCGGTGCTCTAGGTGTTGAAGCAGGGTAGTACTAGGATTTTATATGGGGTGCTGTCCCTCAGTTCTGATGGGGGACTCTGTATTTCTATCTGCCTGTGACTAGTTGATGTCTTGAAAACTTAGCTTTACTCCCCTCTAGGTGCTGGAAGGGAAGTTTtctgtctcctcccctctctcagCACATCTTAGGTGCTGCAAGAAGGCAAGGGGGAGAGAAGGTAGTCTCTGGTTCTCTACACTTTCAGACTGTTTTTGACCATGGGGCAGGGCGTGGGTGGGTCGGTCTTCTCCAGTTCCTGCTTCTGCTGGTGCTCGTAtttttcccagcagcagcagtgtgacATTGATACAATTTTGGAGAGTTGCATTGTTGCTCACATGGTTCATAACAGTAGCACTGAACCTGACTAGTCTTGTTAATACCATTGTGAAACCGCATGGGAAAGCTCTGAGCAGCAGAGACATTGAGGCTGTTTGCAGACTCGGGAAGAAAATGCTACATTGTTTTGCATCTTGAAGATCATCTTCACAACTCTTAGGGCTAGAAACACTTTGTTTTACTGGAAATttacttaaattctgcagaaattgaGGGGTAAGAGCCCCAGGGAAAGCTTTATATTAACCACTGAAGAACTGTTTTTTCAGTCCCTGTTATAAATAGTTAAAACTAAACTACAGTTACAATAGATGAGAAATACACTGTTCTTGCTTCTGTTCACTTACTATTTTAGTGTGTCTTCCATCTGTTTGTGTAAATGAGTTCGTGTGGAAGGTTATAAAAGTAACTGAAGCTGATATTTGGTGAACAGTGGAGTCTTCCACACTGGGGAGCTTGTGTTTAACAGTTTCTTAATGTGCCAGAAACATTTAATGCAACTACGATTATTGTAGGTTCTCTGGCAAATGTTGTGCATGTTCTCTTTTAAGAGCAACATGGAAGGCAAGAGTCCTGAGTGTATCTGGCACAGAGCTCCAGTCTTTTTCCACCCTTATCCTTTCATCCCACACAACTTTTCTTGCAAGAAGTGCACTGTTTGAAGGCAAGTTTTCACTTCCCAGGTTATCCCAATCCTGAGTCTCTTGAGGCCAGATTTAACTCTGCACTGGAGCTTATGTGATCTCTGGGACAGGCTGATGGTTGCCCGAAGTTACACCCTAGCTGTGGTGGCCCTTAGCGCTTGCCAGAAGCACAGAATGTGCCCAGGCCACATCAGATCCCCCCTCTGGCCTGTCCATGCCTGTCTCCGTGCTGTACCTGGCTGTAGTGACCCCCTTCACACTAGCTTAGGAGGCAATAAAGTGCGGTTCCAGGAAAACAGCAGGTTGGGCCCTGGGTGTTTTAGGGTGAGATGAGTTCTGTTAGGCTTGGGTTTACTTTACTAAACTCAACTGGTGCTAAGACAGAGAGGCTGATAGTGTATTTAAGTCCTTGGGTTTTAGCTTTTATGCTGGTGATCTCCTGAGCATTTAAGAACCAATCCCTGCCTCTAGGGCCACAAATCTGTGCTCTACTGTCAGTGTGTGATGGTGGTAATCTTAGGTTTGGATAAGAACTTGTTCCCTGCTACAACTATATGAAGCCAGACTGTACATGTACTTGTAGATCCAGCACTTGACAGGCTGGGGAAAAAGTGGGTAGAGTTAACATTCCCTGCACTGGAGAGAGTCCGCTCTTGTATGCTTTCTTTCCAGAAGGCGGAAGAATTTGAACTGAAGCCTCTAGCAAGCTGGGGACAGGAGGAGAACATCCTACTCCTTGGCTGTAATGTTGATTAGATCATTAGACGGTTTTATCCTGTAATATCTTTGTCCCCAGATTCTGCCTGATCAACGCTGGCGTCCTATACCTCTATTTTAGTAGCTTTCAGCAGATAGACGAGGAGGAGTATGGAGGCACATGGGAGTTAACGAAAGAAGGATTCATGACATCGTTTGCACTGTTTTTGGtaattccctcccttcctccccgcTTCCTTTCCAATTGTTCCAGTTACTGCCTGTGGAGTAGTAGTGATGAGATGAGATGTGAGTGAGTAGGAACGCACCATGGAATCCTAGGTAAGGGAGGGATAAGGGGCAGAAACTTCACAGCAAGGGGAAAGGCTGCACGTTAGCAGTTGTAAGGTCAGTTTATTCTGAGTGTTCCCCCTCTCCAGCATACAGGTGACACAAAGCTAGGGgaggttgccaacactttggaggatagagttaaaattcagagggatcttgataaattgtaAAACTGGACTGTAGACGACAAAATGAATCCAACAAAGAAATGTAAGGTGTTACGCTTAAGGAAGAAAAACccaatgcacaaatacagaaggataactggcttggcggcagcacagctgagaaggatctggggattgtggtggatcacaacctcaacacgagtcagcaatgtgatgctgttgcaaaagaagcaaatgcaattttaggttgcaagtcacaggaggtgataatactgctctactcagtgctggttaggcctcggctggagtacagtgtccagttttggtcaccagtgtatagaaagaatgtagagaaactggaaaggatccagaggtgagcagcaaagatcaaagggatggaatgccaGCTATAGGGATGGAATGccagccatatgagcaaaggctgtaGGAACTAGGTATCTTTAGTATGgaaaaggctgccataaaaaagatggagaaaagttgttcttgccacagagggcaggacaagaggcaatgggttcaaaccacagcagatttagattaaatctcaagaaacatttcctaactgtaagaacagtaggacaatggaacagactatctggggaggttgtggaagctcttccattggaggttttcaaaaggaggctgggtagccatctgtcttggatggtgtagacacaacaaatcctgcatcttggcaggggggttGACTTgacccttctaaccctgtggttctatgatgATGGCAGtgcaactatttttaaaatctgctccCCATTTCCATCAGGGTGTAATCTAGAGCATTGGCATGTGTTATATTGAATTCACTGCTCTTATCTTTCAGGGTCTTTGCTATGACTTGGTAATACTgcacttttaaaatttttcttctgtgcacctcttccccccccccccccccccgcccctgaaaAAAAAAGTACCTGTGATCCCATTTGCGGCTGTTTTGAAGCTGCATAGATTCTTTGGTGGCACTTCAGTCTGGGGCAAGCCAATCAGATGGCAGACTGCACTTGTCTGTGGTATGTGACATTCCTTATAGCTGTCTGCAGTGGCCCCAAAGTTGAAATTGAGTTTCCTGTCAAGTAAAGTGGCCTCTTGTTGAGAACAGTGAGGGATTTTTGATGGTAAAAATGACTCGCCCCATGAAGTTGCAGCTTGGATTCTGTTTGTGGTTGTGCCTTTAGCACCACTCACAGTACTGGCAGGGCTCATGGAAAAATTCATCCTTTTTTGTGATAAGAGGGAGGGCAGTAAATGTTTGAAACTTTTCCACAGGGGCTTGATTAACCTTCACTTTCTCTCCTTGTTTGTCCCCTCTTCAGGTTGTTTGGATAATCTTTTACACTGCCATCCACTACGACTGACAGCCTGCAGCCCTTGCCTCCCATTCCGGTCTTCAATAAATCCAGGAACATTTTAATAAATCAGAGCCTGTAATGGACTGGTGGGAGATGAAAATCAGCCACCTTTTTGTACCAGTGGTCCGAGGAGCCTGGAACAGCCCCAGCTCCCCTAACAGAGAAGCCAGTCTGTCTTGATTTTATACAAGTGTTGCTTattggaactttttaaaaagccatcaCAATTTTTGAAAGCCGTTCAAGACTATTCAACTTTTGAACTTTTTCCATGACTTTATTCAATAACTGTAACAACCTCCTGTGTGCTAAAGGGTgaatctattaatttaatttgtgtaAGTTACCTCACCCTCTGGATGAAATCTGTCATTAAATTGTGACTTGTCTTCCATTGTTGTCCTTCAGACATAGTTTTAAAACAGCAGTCACTAAGTTACTTTCAGTGGAGAACACTGCAGCATTCAAGTAGTACATGGAGTTCAATGATTGCCCTTGGCTTCTTTGAAGATAATTAAAGATGTGATTTATTTGAGTAAAATGACTATTGTtaccatattttttaaattaagaatcaTTTGTTCACCAGAATTTTCAAATGCTCTTGGCTAAAAAcatggattttttaaataattttgctgGGGAGAGTTAGTCATCTGCTTTGGGAATGTTTAACTTGTAAACAGTGTTCATCATGTTTAGGACCTTCATCATGTTTCTGCTAGCCCAGAGGGCTACTAACTCCGTTCCCGGAGCCTACCTCAGAGTTCAGTAGTCTAGACGGACAAAATAATTCCAGAGGCATACTTTTAAATGTCTGAGTTTAACTGCttaaaatcttaatttttttctgtggtgtATATATAAGTTAACGGGGTTCAAATTCTGTTTATTGACAAATGCAGGAGACTAAAAATAAGTACAATTGAGGCAGCTAATGTCATAGATGCAGAATTATGAACTCTTTTAAAAGAGGCATTTTCCCAGGAGCAGATGGCCTCCAGATTTCAGTGTTGATCTCTTCATGATACTGAGCAAAGCACCATCTAAACCAGATATTGCTGAGCTATCCCGTCAGTTTAGAGCTACTCCTGAGTGTTGCCATAGAGGTAAGCTGGGGGCTGTTTACTTCTCTAAAATGCTTAAGTATATATCTTTTCACAACTTGTATTGACAGCAGTAACATGCACAGTGCTGCCTACGCAGTTATCTCCAGGAAGCAGTGCCACCATGTGGTTTGGTTGTAGAATCATCCCTGCTGTTCTAACCTATAGTTCACATAAACTTGGGGAAGGTTTGTACCAAGATTGCCTTATGATGAGAACTTGACCTACTTTTAATATTCTCTTGTTGAAATCCTACATTGTTTCCTTGTCCCTCTCTTCTGAAAGCTCAAGAGCCCAGAATTCTTATGTTTGCAtataaagttaggcacctaaataacagTTTTCAGTGCGGAAAGTAGGAAAGTTTCCCATGCATTTCCCCCAAAACTTTAATAGGGAGGATATCTACTTTGGGAAGGGAGAGATGGTTAACTACTAGGTCC
This genomic interval from Lepidochelys kempii isolate rLepKem1 chromosome 13, rLepKem1.hap2, whole genome shotgun sequence contains the following:
- the RAB5IF gene encoding GEL complex subunit OPTI translates to MSGARRKEEPPPPSHPQQHLVANGGGALRGSVWGKALRSDSAWEDKDEFLDVIYWFRQIIAVILGVIWGVVPLKGFVGIAIFCLINAGVLYLYFSSFQQIDEEEYGGTWELTKEGFMTSFALFLVVWIIFYTAIHYD